From Candidatus Polarisedimenticolia bacterium, the proteins below share one genomic window:
- a CDS encoding L,D-transpeptidase family protein: MGSKLSVFRAPDASGGDAATRRRRRTLFFCAFFAAALLHLGCGETAPLAELARARSDVERAVKQEAGAYAPEELAQAQQAMREAERAVTVQAARFAVRRDYGQARAMLERARFYAVQAARIAQTRRDQTKSAAETEISRLQDSLSRAREIKRFLAPRDPAIHRLVVAAEVDEDLAEKRMAEKDFAGALEAARSGTGRVQTVEQLLLSSMVRFTSHPDLSSWRSWVDEAVRRSRVRGNVAFVVDKLRRKMTVYRSGRAVRTLTVDLGISGMERKLRSGDDATPEGLYKIEQIRSPGQTRYHRAFLLDYPNEQDRRRFEEAKRKGLVPRGAGPGDLIEIHGEGGRDKDWTRGCVALTNQEMDELSGMVSVGTTVAIVGYNPRDEDNPW, translated from the coding sequence GTGGGAAGTAAACTCTCGGTATTTCGGGCTCCCGACGCGTCCGGCGGCGATGCTGCGACCAGGCGGCGCCGCCGGACGCTTTTCTTTTGCGCCTTTTTTGCCGCCGCGCTGCTGCATCTCGGCTGCGGCGAGACGGCGCCCCTCGCCGAGCTGGCCCGGGCGCGCAGTGACGTCGAGCGGGCCGTGAAACAGGAGGCGGGTGCCTACGCGCCGGAGGAGCTGGCACAGGCGCAGCAGGCGATGCGGGAGGCGGAGCGCGCGGTGACGGTGCAGGCGGCGCGCTTTGCCGTGCGCCGCGACTACGGCCAGGCCAGGGCCATGCTCGAGCGGGCCCGCTTCTACGCCGTCCAGGCCGCGCGCATTGCCCAGACCCGGCGCGATCAGACCAAGAGCGCCGCGGAGACGGAGATCTCCCGGCTGCAGGATTCGCTATCCCGGGCGCGCGAGATCAAGCGCTTCCTCGCACCGCGCGATCCCGCCATTCATCGCCTGGTCGTGGCCGCCGAGGTCGACGAAGATCTGGCCGAGAAGCGCATGGCCGAGAAGGATTTTGCGGGCGCTCTGGAAGCCGCCCGCAGCGGAACCGGCCGGGTCCAGACGGTTGAGCAGCTCCTGCTGTCCTCCATGGTGCGCTTCACCTCCCATCCCGACCTGTCGTCATGGCGCAGCTGGGTCGACGAAGCTGTGCGGCGCAGCCGCGTCCGGGGCAACGTGGCCTTCGTCGTCGACAAGCTGCGGCGCAAGATGACCGTCTACCGCTCCGGCCGCGCGGTCCGCACGCTGACCGTGGACCTGGGGATCAGCGGCATGGAGCGCAAGCTGCGCTCGGGGGATGACGCCACTCCGGAAGGCCTTTACAAGATTGAGCAGATCCGCTCGCCCGGACAGACGCGCTACCATCGGGCTTTCCTGCTCGACTATCCCAACGAGCAGGACCGCCGGCGCTTCGAGGAAGCGAAGCGCAAGGGACTGGTCCCGCGCGGCGCGGGCCCCGGAGATCTCATCGAGATCCATGGGGAAGGAGGGCGCGACAAGGACTGGACGCGCGGCTGCGTCGCGCTGACGAATCAGGAGATGGACGAGCTCTCGGGCATGGTCAGCGTCGGCACCACGGTGGCCATCGTCGGCTACAACCCGCGTGACGAGGACAATCCATGGTAA
- a CDS encoding L,D-transpeptidase produces the protein MVRLTDLRRVGLAVACVAALASSWVLPLGARSRESRRELPASNAAPALSRQSPEEDPDAAPPPPEEEQPPSDSEEVTGTEEGAEPPPEPPPILQEVPPPPKPAPPRPRKPATLQEKHDDVLKRMSSLAPRGVYLMIDTGTNRLYLMRNRCILREAVCSTGSGRFLPDPPRKREWTFDTPKGEFRIRRKVENPVWTKPDWAFIEDGEPIPKRDADRVTPDELGDYAMDLGDGYLIHGTLYERSLGMSVTHGCVRLGAKDLEAIFKAVRVGTPVYIF, from the coding sequence ATGGTAAGGCTTACGGATTTGCGCCGCGTCGGATTGGCGGTGGCCTGTGTCGCGGCTCTGGCTTCGTCGTGGGTCCTGCCGCTGGGTGCCCGCTCGCGGGAATCGAGAAGGGAGCTGCCGGCGTCGAATGCCGCCCCGGCCCTTTCCCGGCAGTCGCCTGAAGAGGACCCGGACGCGGCACCTCCCCCTCCGGAGGAGGAACAGCCGCCGTCCGATTCGGAAGAAGTCACGGGGACGGAAGAAGGCGCCGAACCGCCGCCGGAGCCGCCACCCATCCTGCAGGAGGTTCCCCCTCCTCCCAAGCCGGCACCGCCGCGCCCCAGGAAGCCCGCCACGCTGCAGGAAAAGCACGATGACGTGCTCAAGCGCATGTCGTCGCTGGCTCCCCGCGGCGTCTATCTGATGATCGACACCGGCACGAACCGTCTCTACCTGATGCGCAACCGCTGCATCTTGCGCGAGGCGGTCTGCTCCACGGGAAGCGGCCGTTTCCTGCCCGATCCCCCCCGCAAGCGCGAATGGACCTTCGACACCCCGAAAGGGGAGTTCCGCATCCGCAGGAAGGTCGAGAACCCCGTCTGGACCAAGCCCGATTGGGCCTTCATCGAGGACGGCGAGCCGATTCCGAAGCGCGACGCCGATCGCGTGACGCCGGATGAGCTGGGCGATTACGCCATGGATCTCGGCGACGGCTATCTGATCCACGGTACGCTCTACGAGCGCTCGCTGGGGATGTCGGTCACCCACGGGTGCGTGCGACTGGGTGCGAAGGATCTCGAGGCCATCTTCAAGGCGGTCCGGGTCGGCACGCCGGTCTATATTTTCTGA
- the thiC gene encoding phosphomethylpyrimidine synthase ThiC → MSKSSRQRASQEAVTQMFHARRGVVTEAMRAIGEKERVDPDLIRAEVARGRLVIPANIHHRGLVPMGIGLALSCKINANIGNSSVSSDTGEELKKLDTAVKLGADTVMDLSTGGDIDAIRETIIAHSPVPIGTVPIYQVVSGLDSIEHMKAEDLLDMVEQQARQGVDYMTLHAGVLLRHLSLARNRITGIVSRGGALLAAWMMAHRQENPLYVHWDRILDICRAHDVTISAGDGLRPGCLADASDAAQFAELETLGELTRRAWDRDVQVMIEGPGHVPMDQIAMNVEMQQRICHEAPFYVLGPLVTDIAPGYDHITSAIGAALAGQAGASLLCYVTPKEHLGLPNEQDVRQGVIAYKIAAHAADVARGRPGARDRDDELSRARFNFDWERQFELSLDPDTARAMHDETLPAEYFKSAEFCSMCGPKFCSMQSKYRLDGIDEILSEIGPDSAPGAAPAEGFRRPPAAIPMAGPRH, encoded by the coding sequence ATGAGCAAGTCCTCTCGCCAGCGCGCCTCCCAGGAGGCGGTGACCCAGATGTTTCACGCGCGCCGGGGCGTCGTGACCGAAGCGATGCGCGCCATCGGCGAGAAAGAGCGGGTGGATCCCGATCTGATTCGCGCCGAGGTGGCGCGCGGCCGGCTGGTGATTCCCGCCAACATCCATCATCGGGGGCTCGTGCCGATGGGGATCGGCCTGGCGCTTTCCTGCAAGATCAACGCGAACATCGGAAACTCCTCGGTCTCCTCCGACACGGGGGAGGAGCTGAAGAAGCTGGACACCGCGGTGAAGCTGGGGGCCGACACGGTGATGGATTTGAGCACCGGCGGAGACATCGACGCGATCCGCGAGACGATCATCGCCCACAGCCCCGTGCCCATCGGCACGGTCCCGATTTACCAGGTGGTCTCGGGTCTTGATTCGATCGAGCATATGAAGGCCGAAGACCTGCTGGACATGGTCGAGCAGCAGGCGCGCCAGGGAGTGGATTACATGACGCTCCATGCCGGCGTCCTGTTGCGCCATCTGTCCCTGGCCAGGAACCGGATCACGGGGATCGTCAGCCGGGGCGGCGCGCTGCTGGCCGCCTGGATGATGGCGCACCGCCAGGAAAATCCCCTCTACGTGCACTGGGACCGGATCCTGGACATCTGCCGCGCGCACGACGTCACGATCAGCGCCGGCGACGGGCTGCGCCCGGGCTGCCTCGCGGACGCTTCCGACGCGGCGCAGTTCGCCGAGCTGGAGACCCTTGGGGAGCTGACCCGCCGGGCCTGGGATCGCGACGTTCAGGTGATGATCGAGGGACCGGGCCACGTCCCGATGGACCAGATCGCCATGAACGTGGAGATGCAGCAGCGCATCTGCCATGAGGCGCCGTTCTATGTGCTCGGCCCCCTGGTGACCGACATCGCTCCGGGCTACGACCACATCACCTCGGCAATCGGGGCCGCCCTGGCGGGCCAGGCGGGCGCCTCCCTGCTCTGTTACGTGACCCCCAAGGAGCACCTGGGGCTACCCAACGAGCAGGACGTGCGCCAGGGCGTCATTGCCTACAAGATCGCCGCCCACGCCGCCGACGTTGCCCGCGGGCGGCCGGGCGCGCGCGATCGGGACGACGAGCTGTCGCGGGCCCGCTTCAACTTCGACTGGGAGCGGCAGTTCGAGCTGTCGCTCGACCCGGACACGGCCCGCGCCATGCACGACGAGACGCTGCCCGCGGAGTACTTCAAGAGCGCCGAGTTCTGCTCCATGTGCGGTCCAAAATTCTGCTCCATGCAGAGCAAATACCGCCTGGACGGCATCGACGAGATTCTTTCCGAGATCGGTCCGGACTCGGCGCCCGGCGCCGCCCCGGCGGAGGGCTTCCGGAGGCCCCCGGCCGCGATCCCCATGGCGGGACCCCGGCATTGA